The following proteins are encoded in a genomic region of Paenibacillus sp. FSL R7-0273:
- a CDS encoding glycosyltransferase family 4 protein has protein sequence MLKVAYIDHTAKWSGGEVALFNILTNIGENVEPLVILAEEGALADRLREKGIDVRVIPLDESIRSRGRNAVNLGAPAAAFKLLAYGSRLAPLLKREKVDCVHTNSLKSAFYGAVAAKKAGVPLIWHIRDHIGAPYLKPVVAKAIRTMSRMLPNGVIANSHSTLSALELPRTKKTLVVYSAFAKAISEGVRRQDQKDFNVLLVGRLAHWKGQHVVLEAAKAFKQDSRVKFWLAGDALFGEEEYKQELIQTIRQNDLTNVSLLGHVDDIQGLMQKADLLIHTSVTPEPFGQVIVEGMAAGLPVIASNEGGPVEIVVPGVTGMLIQPGDAGILAESITWMLEHPEERRMMAENGTKRVKEHFVIENTVKDIVDYYKGLLAAT, from the coding sequence ATGCTAAAAGTCGCCTATATCGATCACACCGCCAAGTGGAGCGGAGGAGAGGTTGCCCTGTTCAACATTCTCACCAACATCGGTGAAAATGTGGAGCCGCTCGTTATTCTGGCCGAAGAGGGTGCACTTGCCGACCGGCTGCGTGAAAAGGGCATTGATGTCCGCGTGATTCCGCTGGATGAGAGCATCCGCAGCCGCGGCCGCAACGCCGTCAATCTCGGTGCTCCGGCTGCAGCCTTCAAGCTGCTGGCTTACGGCAGCAGGCTGGCTCCGCTGCTGAAGCGGGAGAAGGTGGACTGTGTGCATACCAACTCGCTGAAATCAGCGTTTTACGGTGCAGTTGCCGCCAAAAAGGCAGGCGTTCCGCTGATCTGGCATATCCGGGATCATATCGGGGCCCCTTACTTAAAGCCGGTGGTGGCCAAGGCAATCCGGACGATGTCGCGCATGCTGCCGAACGGGGTTATCGCCAATTCGCACTCTACACTGAGCGCCCTTGAGCTGCCCCGGACCAAAAAGACACTTGTTGTCTACTCCGCCTTCGCCAAGGCAATCAGCGAGGGTGTCCGCAGACAGGATCAGAAGGATTTCAACGTGCTGCTGGTCGGACGGCTGGCACACTGGAAAGGCCAGCATGTCGTGCTGGAGGCAGCCAAAGCCTTCAAGCAGGACAGCAGAGTGAAATTCTGGCTGGCCGGTGATGCGCTGTTCGGAGAAGAGGAATACAAACAGGAATTAATCCAGACGATCCGGCAGAATGATCTGACGAATGTCAGCCTGCTGGGCCATGTGGATGACATACAGGGACTAATGCAAAAAGCCGATCTGCTGATTCATACGTCGGTTACGCCTGAGCCGTTCGGCCAGGTTATTGTCGAAGGCATGGCAGCCGGACTGCCGGTTATCGCCTCCAATGAAGGCGGTCCGGTAGAGATCGTAGTGCCGGGTGTAACCGGAATGCTGATCCAGCCCGGAGATGCCGGGATACTCGCGGAGTCCATCACATGGATGCTGGAACATCCCGAGGAGCGCAGAATGATGGCGGAGAACGGAACAAAACGGGTGAAAGAGCATTTTGTCATCGAGAATACCGTCAAGGACATTGTTGATTATTACAAAGGCCTGCTGGCGGCTACCTGA